The following proteins are encoded in a genomic region of Magallana gigas chromosome 1, xbMagGiga1.1, whole genome shotgun sequence:
- the LOC117687616 gene encoding tripartite motif-containing protein 2, translated as MNSTRGKQDVLRCDLCETSMPLLHCDICNVNLCKPCVGEHALDESKEHKIVPFKKRGSTPKCLKHSSKICELHCEQCDCPICALCVSSFDHEQHFKVDIFKKFEEKKAALQKDIQELENLIYPKYQDIVSEVPIYRKDLNKNSQNLKAAINKQGRDLHREVNSVIKKMKANVDDLNSKYMAYLKKREDEITGIISEIQQNISDMKKLLDSYDVCHVCAYKSKNAVFRKLPPKLKVCLPKFIPHEIDEAEINLQLGVVLKLKVIAGEYDPIFTSKEVVPTLPKRPLMANPIVMTNIFTESGNNNLCHVSCVGNKEIWTSGCDEFLRLYNLEGKLVKSIKTKSGNIPIAIAIIRFDDLIYADNYDRSLNIVKGTEVHTMIRLQGWRPIGVCSSSSDEFLLLMVNDSNNQRKVVRYSGSTEKQTIQFDGKGIPLVSSTSKNFPTFICENKNFDICVADNNANVVVVVNQSGEFRFRYTSINRLFQPIGIVTDSQNRMLISDGINNFIHILNEDGNFLRYINNCYLQCPRGLCIDNNDNLFVAESATCAVKRIQYCST; from the coding sequence ATGAATTCTACCCGCGGTAAGCAGGATGTTTTAagatgtgacctttgtgagacctCTATGCCCTTACTGCACTGTGACATTTGCAACGTGAATTTGTGTAAACCCTGTGTAGGGGAACATGCCTTAGATgaatccaaagaacacaaaataGTGCCATTTAAAAAGCGAGGATCTACCCCTAAATGTCTAAAACATTCCTCAAAGATATGTGAACTTcattgtgaacaatgtgacTGCCCAATCTGTGCCCTCTGCGTTTCCTCATTTGATCATGAACAACATTTTAAAGtcgatattttcaaaaaattcgaGGAGAAGAAAGCTGCCTTGCAAAAAGATATTCAAGAGTTAGAAAATCTAATTTATCCAAAGTATCAAGATATTGTATCTGAAGTTCCTATTTATAGAAaggatttgaataaaaattcccAAAATTTAAAAGCCGCTATCAACAAACAGGGTCGAGATTTGCACAGAGAAGTAAATAGcgtcataaaaaaaatgaaggctaACGTTGATGATTTAAACTCCAAATACATGGCTTATCTAAAAAAACGGGAAGATGAAATTACAGGCATAATTTCCGAAATCCAACAAAACATATCTGATATGAAGAAATTATTGGATTCGTACGATGTTTGTCATGTCTGTGCGTACAAATCTAAAAATGCAGTATTCAGAAAATTGCCTCCTAAACTGAAAGTATGTTTACCTAAGTTCATCCCTCATGAAATCGACGAAGCAGAGATAAACCTACAGTTGGGAGTCGTGCTGAAGTTAAAGGTTATAGCAGGAGAATATGACCCTATTTTCACTTCAAAAGAAGTTGTTCCCACTCTTCCAAAGAGGCCACTGATGGCTAATCCAATAGTTATGACAAATATTTTCACCGAGTCTGGAAATAACAACTTATGCCATGTGTCATGTGTGGGTAATAAAGAAATTTGGACTAGTGGTTGTGACGAGTTCTTGAGACTCTACAACCTCGAAGGAAAACTTGTGAAGTCCATCAAAACAAAGTCAGGGAATATTCCAATTGCCATTGCTATAATAAGGTTTGATGATCTTATTTATGCTGATAACTATGATAGATCTTTGAATATTGTAAAGGGAACAGAAGTTCATACCATGATCAGATTACAGGGATGGCGACCGATAGGCGTATGTAGTTCATCTTCTGACGAATTCCTACTTCTAATGGTCAATGATAGCAATAACCAAAGAAAAGTTGTGCGTTATTCCGGATCTACAGAAAAACAAACCATTCAATTCGATGGCAAAGGCATACCTCTTGTTTCGTCCACCAGTAAAAATTTCCCAACATTCATCTGTGAGAACAAAAACTTTGATATTTGTGTGGCCGACAATAACGCCAATGTAGTTGTGGTGGTCAATCAAAGTGGGGAATTCCGATTTAGGTATACTTCAATCAATAGATTATTTCAACCAATCGGAATTGTTACAGACAGCCAAAATCGAATGCTAATATCAGACGGTATAAATAATTTCATCCACATTTTAAATGAGGACGGAAACTTTCTACGCTACATTAATAACTGTTATTTACAATGTCCACGGGGTTTATGTATAGACAACAATGACAACCTATTTGTAGCCGAAAGTGCTACATGTGCAGTGAAGAGAATCCAATACTGCAGCACGTAA